ATTTTTCTAATACCCAGAGACATCCACTTAGCAGTTGTGAGACtaatatgaaaaatttaataatgttGCACAAATGTAAGTTTTTACTATTAGACAGTAGGAATAATCACGATTCCTTATCATGTTTATATTTAAGCTATAAACATGAGACtgatttttagaataaaaaagtaATGAAGAACATCTCCATTATCTTTGTTCCCAATAATCTTTTTCAGATAGATCTGTGAAATAATAGAGTACAATGTCAACACACCTTTCAGTTCAAAGACCAAAAAAATAGGGTTTAAGTAGTAAGATCCTTTCTATTGGATTTTATATTAGTATCAATTAATGAGTTAATCAATTAATTAACcttagttatttcttttttctaaatgaatATCAGTTGATTTAATCTCGCCCAAATGAATGGGTCTCTTTCGGTTGATCAATGCGATAGAGAAACTCTGCAGGTAAGAAGTATCCAAGATATTCCACTATATCTGGGGTAGTGTCGTAGTGGTAGTGTCCACCTTCTCCATGATGACTAAAAAAATGAGTGTGTTCCAATCGCAAATCAAACCCCTAGGACAATAGACAAACTATCTGttaatattcaaattaattttggaTAGAATTTGTTTAAGGGAGAGGGAGagcttttttatttataatactttttatttttatttttattttttaagaaggtAATACGTTCACATGATTCAAAATTCAAAGGGTGCAAAAGGATATATTCAGTAAAATGTATCTTTCCATCTCCTGCCCTCACCActcatttcctttccttgcaGGCAAACAATGTAAGCAGTTTCTTCTATATCCTTCCAGAaagatttacttctttttttcccctcaaatgcTATAGCACTATATACATACTGTGCTGCATattgcttttcttcatttaacaatataGCTTTCAGATCTTTGTGTATCAGGTCATAAGAGACCTTTCTCATTCTTTCACATTTGCatggtattctattgtatgtacataccacttTCCAAgtgacatttagattatttccaattcTTCTGGTGTTACAGCAATGCTGTCATGAATAACCTTTTAACTAATCATTTTACACACTTATGCATATATTtaaggataaattcctagatatGTAATCACTGAATCAAAAGATAACACTAATCAGTATTTTGGTAGATATTTTCTCTGAGCGAGGGTCtatgttatatttttttctaatgcaTAGTTAGAATATAATGAACAGCAAATAAGATGACAGGAGACCTGAATCCTGTCATGATTCTACCATTTAATAACTTGACTCTGGGTGTTATTTAAAATGCCTGTGCCTTCATTTCCTCAAAGGTAAAATCTGCTCTGCCTAACTTGTAGGGTGGTTAGCCACCTGCTCCCTTATCTTTCAAGATAATTCCAGAGACTATCTTAATTTTCAAACAGCAACACAAAAAGTGCCTAAGTCTAAAAGAATATTCTAAAAATTGAGCATTATCATTGTAGTATACTGCAATATAAAAGACGGAGGTAGACTTACTGGGTCTCTGGAGACAAAAACTGGCAGACAAACCAAAGGAGCCTTCATCTCATAAAAATGCAACCACTTATTCACCTCTTCATCAGAGTTCAATGGGCAGGAAGAAAACTCTGCAGGCTACAATAAAAGATCATTAAACACGTAAACATACTGAATATTACTGagaatcaaaaatttaaattatatataatttcattaagtTAAAAACTTTAAGCCTTCTTATACATTCTATTCACTATTTTTGACATCAAAAGGAGTTATACACCTTAGTTTTCAAAAAGATCACCAATCAATGTGTACACACTAAAaagtatgaatgaataaatgaaggaatgagtcTATCAgtagattttttatttctcatagcCTCTCAGTTTTCCTGTGCATATCTCCTTATCCTAATCTTAAATGTCATTACTACTACTGGAAGGtgaagcatcaaaaagaataaaatacttaggaataaacttaatcaaggaggtgaaagacttgtacactgaaaagtacaaagcattgctgaaaggaatttaaaaaagacTCAAATAGATGGAAAGATACTCTGTATTCATGAATTGGACAACTAAatattcaatgcaattcctatcaaaatcctaatgaTGTTTCTgcataaatagaaaaatcaatcctaaaatttatattaaatctcAAATGACCGTGAAAAGCccaaacaatcctgaaaaagaagaaagttggaggtcTCATACTTTCTGATCTCAAACTtaactacaaagctataataatcaaaactgtgtgatactggcataaagacagacaaatagatcaatggactAGAATAGAgatctcagaaataaacccttgcatatatctatggtcaactgatttttgacaagggtgccaagaccatccAAGAGGAAagggtagtcttttcaacaaatggtgctgggaaaactgaatattcacatgcaaaagaatgaagtcaacCGTTACtttacaccacatacaaaaattaaatcaaatggatcaaacacctaaatgtaagagctaaaactataaaactcttagaagcacacatagaggaaaagcttcatgacactggatttgaCTCTTTTGGTATGACATCAAAAGTATAGGCAACAAGAGCTAGagtcatggtggagtgagctcacccgggactctctcccctccatcatacaacaaaaaggagcaaccacattccaagaaaaaatatcctaatagcacaggtaTCCTCAGAGACCCACAGTAGCCAAACAacggagggcggagaggctggagcccccccccttggaggagctggaacagggtaagagagaactccGCTCCCTCCCCTacagactgggatcactgctggggcaggctccatgagggaaggagtcgGGGAGGGGCTGCGCATCCGGGGGATCCTCCAGGACTCCCACTGCCCCTGCAGTTCAGatggaagccctctaatgggggaaagctttcgcGTGGGaggaccccatcaagccaaggCCCCAGGAAACCAAAGAGCGAGAGCTGATGGGAAACTGGGTATGCAcacaaaagaaagtgcccctcctctcCCAACCTGTGCTGTGGCCACAGCTGAAGACGGAGGGCTAAGAACATgcggctctcaacccccatctagtggtgacaggctgtaactgcaaccaaatgaTAGCATTATGTGCAAAAACCGTTCCTCTACtgtccagcaatttataaaagctccagaccagaaggaaaacaataaaaacacagaattatgtcctgaggacttggaaataggtaaactaagcaacaatgaattcagaatagctatcatcaaaaaactcaatgaggtaaagggaaatatagagaagcaagtcaatgagttctggagttacttcacaaaagagattgaaactataaagaagaatcaattagaaatactagagatgaaaaatacaatggataaaataaaacagaatatgcaTTCCCTGAATGCCcctgtggacaccatagaggagaaaattagcataatcaaagatagacaggttgaatggctccagacagaggaagaaagagaactaagagtaaacaaaactgaagaaaatctccgagaaatagctgactcaatgagaaaatgcaacttaagaatcatcggtattcctgagggcatggaaaaggaaaatggagcagaaagtgtgctcaaagaaataatagcagggaacttcccaaatctagggattgagagagaaatgtgtgtggagaaagctttcagattgcctagatttgtcaatgtaaaaagacctactgcaaggcatatagtagtaaaaatggcaaaaatgaaagacaaagaaagagtactcagggcagcaaggcagaagaaaataacctacaaaggaacccctatcagactttcagcggatttctctacagaaaccttacaagctaggagagattggaacgacatattcaaaactttaaaggataaagaTCTTCAGCCAAagatactctatccagcaaaaatatccttcagatatgagggagaaattaaatcttttccagacaaacaaaagctaagggacttcatagccacaagacccacTCCCCACaacaagaaatcttcaagaaggccatcatacctgaaaaaagaaaaaaagggagaaaggggtcaccaAACAcaagagtaaggagacaaatagatagaatcagaataggatagcaaatattcaacagtagcattaggataaaggtaaggaaatcagcaaaaacaaagacaatcttatcactttaaccacaaactcacaacacaagttggaataagagatgaaaataataatttaggagggtaggaggaaagggactgaatcactttaggctaaggaagtaagaggccaccagaaaatggactgtgTTATGCataagattctgaatacaaacttcagggtagccactaaactaaaaaacagaacagagacacaaaacataaataaggaaaaagctaagaaacccagcataagaaattgcagaagtcaatgggtaggctaaaacacacaggatgagaaacaaaggaaatgcaggaaaaccagaaaaagagcgacagaatgacagcattaagccctcatgcatcaataatcaccctcagtgtaaacggactgaactctccaataaaaagacagagtggcaagatggattaaagaacaagatccaacaatttgttgcctccaagaaacacacctcagcttcaaggacaaacacaggctcagagtgaaggggtggaagacaatactccaacctaatggcaaacaaaagaaagcaggtgtcataatgcttatatcagacaaagcagatttcaagataaggcaggtgaagagagacatagaggaccaatatataatgatcaaagggacacttcatcaataagaaataatgcttatcagtatctatgcacctaacacaggagcaccaaagttcataaagcaactattaacaaacctaaaagaagatatcaaaaataacataataatagtaggggacctcaacaccccactcacatcaatggacagatcatccagacagaaaatcaacaaggaaacagtggagctaaatgaaaagctaaaacagttggacttaatagacatatatagaacacttcatcctaaaaaagcagaatacacattcttctcaagagcacatggaacattctcaaggatagaccatatgttgggaaacaaggcaagcctctataaatttaaaaaaattgaaataataacaagcatcttctccgatcataatgctataaagctagaaattaattataagaaaaaagctgagaaaggcacaaagatgtggagactaaacaatatgctattgaacaagtaatggatcattgaagaaattaaagaatatctggagacaaatgaaaataacatgccataccaactcatatgggatacagcaaaaactgtattaagagggaaattcatcacaatacaggcacatcttaacacacaagaaaaatcccaaataagcaatctcaaactgcacctaactgaattagagaaagaagaacaaacaaagcccaaagtcagcagaaggacagaaataataaaaatcagagcagaaataaatgctattgaaacaaaaaaggcagtagaaaggatcaatgaaacaaagagctggctctttgagaagataaataaaattgacaaacccctagccagacttacaaagaaaaaaagagagaaagctcagataaacaaaatcagaaatgaaagaggagaaataacaacagactctgcagaaatacaatggattataagagaatactacggaaaactatatgccaacaaaatggacaacctagaggaaatgtataaattcttggactcctacaatctcccaaagctcactcaagaagaagcagacaatttgaacagaccaatcacaagggaagagattgaaacagaaatcaaaagcataccaaagaataaaaccccatgACCAGATGACTTTCCTGGGGacttctaccaaactttcagagaggatttaatacctatccttttcaagctattccaaaacattagggaggatggaacacttcctaacacgttctacgaggccaacatcactctgataccaaagcctgacaagaacagcacgaaaaaggaaaacaacaggccaatatcactgatgaacacacatgcaaaaagtcgcaacaaaattttggcaaccagaattcagcaattcatcaaaaggatcatacatcatgatcaagtgggatttataccagggacacagggatggttcaacatccacaaatcaatcaacgtgatacaccacatcaacaaactgaggaataaaaaccacatgatcatctcaatagatgcagagaaagcatttgacaagatccaacagccatttatgataaaaaccgaACAAAATGGGGGTAGAAGGGAataacctcaacataataaaggccatatatgacaaatccacagccaacatcatattcaatgggcaaaaactgagcgccatccccctgaaaacaggaatgagacaaggatgccctctatcaccactcttatttaacatagttctggaggttttggccagagcaattaggcaaggaaaaggaataaaaggaatctaaatagggagggaagaagtgaaactctcactgtttgcagacgacatgatcttatatgtagaaaaccccaaagatccattggaaaacttttagaaataatcaacaactacagcaaagttgcagggtataaaatcaatttacataaatcagtagcatttgtatactctaataacaaattaacagaaaaagaactcaagaacacaataccattcacaatcacaacaaaatgaataaaatacctcagggtgaatttaactaaggaagtgaaagacctatacaacaaaaactacaaggcttttctgaaagaaatagatgatgacataaagagatggaaagacattccatgtacatggattggaagaataaacatagttaaaatgtccgttctacctaaagcaatctacagattcaacgccatcccaatcagaatcccaatgacattctttacagaattagaacaaagaatcctaaaattcatatggggcaacaaaagatcccgaattgctaaagcaatcctgagaaaaaagaacacagctggaggcatcacaatccctgacttcaaaacatactacaaagctacagtaatcaaaacagcatggtactggtacaaaaacaggtgcacagatcaatggaacagaattgaaagcccagaaataaaaccacaaatctatggatagctaatcttcaacaaaggagctgagggcatacaatggagaaaagaaagtcttttcaacaaatggtgctgggaaaactggaaagccacatgtaaaagaatgaaaattgaccattctttttcaccattcacaaaaataaactcaaaatggatcaaagacctaaaggtaagacctaaaaccataaggcttctagaagaaaatgtaggcagtacactccttgacatcagtattaaaaggatctttttggacaccatgtcttctcagacaagggaaacaatagaaagaataaacaaatgggacttcatcagactaaagagcttcttcaaggtaaaggaaaacaggattgaaaaaaaaaacaacccactaactgggaaaaaatatttgcaagtcacatatccgacaaagggttaatatccataatatgtaaagaacttacataactcaacaacaaaaaatcaaaccacccaatcaaaaaatgggctggagacacgaacagacatttctccaaagaagatatatggatggtcaataggcacatgaaaagatgttcatcatcactaatcatcagggaaatgcaaatcaaaactacactaaaatatcacctcacactcattagaatgacaaaaataaccaaaacaaaaagtaacaaatgttgcagaggttgtggagaaaaaggaaccctcatacactgctggtgggaatgcaaactggtgcagccactatggaaaacagtatggagatttctcaaaaaattaaaaatagaaataccatatgacccagccatcccactcctgggtatctagccaaagaacttgaagtcagcaattccaaaagtcccatgcaccccaatattcattgcagcattatttacaatatcaagacatggaagcaacctaaatgcccatcaactgataaagaagatatggtatatatatacaatggaatagtactcagccgtaagaaagaataaaatcgtcccatttgcaacaacatggatggaccctgagggaattatgttaagtgaaataagccagatagagaaggacaatctctgtattaCTCCACTGATaagaggaatttaaacatgtagaaaaagagaacacattagtggctaccagggcaaagggggtgtgggggggtgggcacaaagggtgaaggggtgtacctgcaacatgactgacaaacaataacgtacaactgaaatttcacaagattgtaaactgtcattaactcaataaaaattaacttaaaaaaagtataggcaacaaagggaaaaataaacaagtagttctacatcgaactaaaaagcttctgtaaggaaaggaaatagtcaacaaaatgaaaaggcaacctatgaaatgggagaaaatatttgcaaaccacatatgtgataagggttaatatccaaaatatataaggaactcacagaactcaatagcaaaaaaaacaacccaattaaaaaatgggcaaagaactgaATTCGATATTTCCCCAAACaagacattcaaatggccaacaggtatatgaaaaagagctcaacatcactattcatcagggaaatgcaaatcaaaaccatgagataacAGCTCACTCCAGTGAGGAttgcttttatcaaaaagacaagagaggggccggcctggtgctacagcggttaagttcgtgtgctccacttgagtgacccagggtttgctggtttggatcctgggcggggacctatgcactgtttatcaagccatgctgtggcaggggtcccacacagaaaggagaggaagatgggcacagatgttagctgagggccagtcttcctcagcagaaagaggaggattggcagcagatgttagctcagggctaatcttcctcaaaaaaaaaaaaaaaaaggaaaacaaaaagacaagagataagtgttggcaaggatgtggaaaaaagggaacccctgtacactgttgatgggaatataaactggtacaaccattgtgtaaaacagtatggagattcctcgaaaaattaaaaatagaactaccatctgatccagaaattctacttttgcatatttatccaaagaaaatgacatcagtatctcgaagagatatctgcactcctatgttcattgcagcgttattcacaatagccatgatatggaaacaacctaagtgtctgacaccagatgaacagataaagaaattgtcGTATCTATCTAagtgtgatatatatatgtaatattattcaggcttacaagagaaggaaattttgccatttgcaacaacatggatgaactttgaggacattatactaagtgaaataagccaaacacagaaagataaatattgcatgatatcacttatatgtggaatctaaaaaagtccaatttagagaaacagagagtagaatggtggttgccagaggttggaggaaatggggagatgtttgtcaaagggtacaaacttgacttataagataaataagttctacaGATCTAATGTACATCATGGTAACTATAGATAATAATAAGTATTGTGtacttgaatttaaaaatatcctatAATAATTTGGTATTTACAAAtagatttataattttgttgtaaATAATTTGGAAAAGTAATGAAGTCGTTTTACACATGTGTCCCTCTATACAGGATCAGCTGGCTTGCCATTTAAAATTATCAGgataaaaaacattaaaacaataCATTCCCTGATAGCTTTACGGATAAAGCGAAAAGGAAATTAAGTTGTAATCACTTtacacttcattcattcacctactaaaaattattttaaaagtcctgAAGGCCCTGGGTCTGTCTTCATATGGTATTCCATCCTTAATATCTTATAAACTTATTATATTTAGCCCATAAGATTATAATTTTCAGGAGTTCTTTCCCCCAAAACCACAACCATCTTAATAGCAAAATCTTTGTATTGAGTTTGGGATTCTggcaatgaaaataataatcagTTTCTAAGGCTTACACTCACATCTATTGTGATCTCAAAAAGAAACATACTGAAAACAAAGTTCTAACTATTAACATGAAAGAAGTACTCTAGGTAGACGACATTATCGCACAATATGATTTACAGTGTTGgttgtcattaaaattttaaagtaataccATCATAGTAAAAGGATTTGTTCAGGGTGTCTTTAAAGGTAGACTTCTCAATGTATATCAAAAAATCCTAAGATCTTaagcacatgtgcacacacacaggccctTACCATAATGTGAGACTtcacttttcctttctgaatTACGAAAGTGCCTCCCATCCCTACTGGCTTATCTCCATAATGATTTTCAAGAGTCTGTCTCATACAAGTCACAAAGTTAAGTTTTCCAGTTCTTCTTTTGGCTTTCACCTCAATGACCTAGAAGAGGACATAAAAATGCATACCGCTGTTCCAAGCTGCAAAATTTTAATGTAACTAAATACCAAGTGAAACATTATATAATCTAACGCCATCAagtaaatattcacttttttgCTTAGAGCACGCAGATAGTTGACGCGTCTCAATCCTCTATGTCTTGATTAATAATACACatattgtaatatatattataatatatatgagTTATATATCATTTACTCTAATAAAAGTCTTATTCATGCTTTCTTGGACTGAGAAAGAATTATAGCTAAAGCCTGCACTGAACTCTAGAAATTCTTAGCATTATATGTCAGGGTGGTAAAAACTTGAGACTTTCTTGACTTAAAGTGATTAACCTCTGATAATTGGAGGGGAGAAGAAATGATTACATTTTCTCACTTCCTTGAAAATTCTGGATTTATTTTACCTCCACTTTATTAGGCATTTTTACTTCACTACCTCATTTCTCAAAGTAACTGAAGCAGCTATCTCTATTTACAAAATGTGAGAGTTCTCACAATTGGTAAAACTGAAATCATCTTTTTGTGCACTAAGAGGAAATAAATATGAAGTGAGGCATTAATTCTCCTTACTGCCTTCTTGCTATAAGTTTTGCTACCATCATTTCTATCTAGTTCAATCAGTCTTTTAAGTCAGGAATGAACAAATTGCATATATACGAACTATAGGCAGACATTATCTATTTACTTCAGCTGCATGGTTCATCTATTTGACTAACTCACAACCAACATGGATATCCTGCCATCTTttacttcctcagaaaaaagggTATTGCTTACTAAGTATTATTCTTAACCTCAGTTTTAAATGAGACTCATTCTGCCTGTAGTACTCTCTGAATCTTTCATAACTAGGTTATTTAAAGAGCTTGGACTTAAGTAGCTTTGGATTTTCTTAAGAAAACCATATTTGTGGCAATAAAAGTTCAAATTTTTAGCTGAGAACTTTTGGAGAATATTGTGTTTTTATGAACAAAATCACCTTTCCAGGTCGGCCCTCACTGGCAAAAAGATTAGCCAGTAATGCACACCCAAAATCACGATATTTCTCACTGTATTTCTCTAGAAGGTACCCTCCATCTGCAGGGTTAATATAGGCAAAGTAACTTCCATTCACAGGAGGTTTGTGTTCACCTTCTGTCTGAATAACTGGcataaactgaaaagaaaagtaaataaggtAATTAGTCAATCCTAGTATCACTACGCAAAGAGAGTATCTTGAATaatgtaacaaaatattttatcctagacttaaaacattttatttcaagacctaataagaaaacatgaaataggaaatattaattttagagtcaaaattttaaaagatttacaa
The Equus caballus isolate H_3958 breed thoroughbred chromosome 7, TB-T2T, whole genome shotgun sequence genome window above contains:
- the C7H11orf54 gene encoding ester hydrolase C11orf54 homolog isoform X1, which gives rise to MTCAEYSFHVPSLEELVGVLQKGLKDNFADVQVSVVDCPDLTKQPFTFPVRGICGKTRIAEVGGVPYLMPLVNKTKVYDLNKIAKEIKLPGAFILGAGAGPFQTLGFNSEFMPVIQTEGEHKPPVNGSYFAYINPADGGYLLEKYSEKYRDFGCALLANLFASEGRPGKVIEVKAKRRTGKLNFVTCMRQTLENHYGDKPVGMGGTFVIQKGKVKSHIMPAEFSSCPLNSDEEVNKWLHFYEMKAPLVCLPVFVSRDPGFDLRLEHTHFFSHHGEGGHYHYDTTPDIVEYLGYFLPAEFLYRIDQPKETHSFGRD
- the C7H11orf54 gene encoding ester hydrolase C11orf54 homolog isoform X2 — translated: MPVIQTEGEHKPPVNGSYFAYINPADGGYLLEKYSEKYRDFGCALLANLFASEGRPGKVIEVKAKRRTGKLNFVTCMRQTLENHYGDKPVGMGGTFVIQKGKVKSHIMPAEFSSCPLNSDEEVNKWLHFYEMKAPLVCLPVFVSRDPGFDLRLEHTHFFSHHGEGGHYHYDTTPDIVEYLGYFLPAEFLYRIDQPKETHSFGRD